Part of the Geminocystis sp. M7585_C2015_104 genome, CTATCACGTCCGCCCGAATGGGATGGTGTAGGGTTAAACCATGTCCCGTTGCCGACCTTTCCCCATCTGGTGCTACAACTGTAACCTCGTGTCCTGCTTCAGCCAGAGCATTGGCAAGAGTGCGAATTCCTGGGGAGAAAATACCATCATCGTTGCTGAGCAAAATCCGCATACTACCAGGAGGGGGCAGTTCACAACCTTGTTTCTGATTGTATCATTTTTCCGCAAGACCACCTGCCCAATATGGTTACACAGTTACAATTAGGGCAGACAACAGCAAAAACTAAAGCCTTTTTCAGCAGTTTACCAGAGCCTCATTCAGGTAGAAAATAACATTAAACCTAGCGATAGCCAGTATTTTTTTTTGGAGAAGATAAAACTAGGGGAAAATTGCCCCACAGGGTTGCACTAAAAGTAGCCAAAACCGCATTCACGTGTGCATTCACATGTTTAGTTCTTTTTTGCCAAATTGCTTATTATTACAATGGCTAATACCACAG contains:
- a CDS encoding 5'/3'-nucleotidase SurE translates to MRILLSNDDGIFSPGIRTLANALAEAGHEVTVVAPDGERSATGHGLTLHHPIRADVI